The sequence below is a genomic window from Halolamina litorea.
ATCGCTCCCACTCGTAGGAGTCGTCGAAGTACCGCTCGGCCAGCGGCTCCTCGGGCATCTCACCGATCTGCTGTTTCTCCTGCTGGTAGGACGGGCGGTCCTCGTCGACGTAGAACTTCCCGGTGAGCACCTCGCCCTCGTGGAGGGCTTCCTCGGTCTCACGCATCATCGCGGCGGCCTCGTCCCGGTTGGTCGGGTCGAAGTCGTAGTCGTCGTTCTCGTTGACGTCGATGTAGGGGACGTACTGCTTGGCGTCCTTGTTCCAGGTCGGACACTGGGTCAGGAAGTCGATGTGGGCGAACCCGTCGTGCTCGATGGCCTCCTTGATCAGCTCCTTGGCCTGGTTGGGGTTTACCGCGGCGGTCCGTGCCACGAACGACGCCCCCGCGTTGAGCGAGAGCGAGAGCGGGCGGACCGGCTCCTTGGCCGAGCCGTGGGGCTGGGTCTTGGACTTGTGACCCTTCGGGGAGGTGGGCGAGGTCTGGCCCTTGGTGAGGCCGAAGATCTCGTTGTTGAACACGATGTAGGTGAAGTCGTGGTTCTCCCGGGCGGTGTGCATGAAGTGGTTCCCGCCGATCCCGTAGCCGTCGCCGTCGCCACCGGCGGCGATCACTTCCAGTCCGGGGTTGGCGAGCTTCGCGGCCCGCGCGACGGGCAGTGCGCGCCCGTGGATGGTGTGGAACCCGTAGCTGTTGAAGTAGGAGTTCAGCTTGCCCGAGCAGCCGATACCCGTCACCGTCAGGGTCTCGTCGGGCGTGCGCCCGGCTTCCGGCAGGGCACCCTTCAGCGCCTTCAGGACGCCGAAGTCACCACAGCCCGGACACCACGTCGGCTGGGGCTCGATGCCGGGAGTGTACTCCTCCTGTTCGATCTCTCGCTGCTCGCCGATTGCGCTGAATGCACTCATTGTCAGTCACCTCCCGCGGGAACGAACGTCGTCTGGTGCTCCGTCGCCTCCTCGCCGGCGAGGGTGTTGTGGAACCCTTCGACGACCTCCGCGGGCTCGAAGGGGTTACCGTTGTACTTGAGCAGGCTCGACAGCTTCGGGCCGTACTCGCCGAGCTGTTTCTGGGTCAGGCCGCGGAACTGCGCGGTGGAGTTCATCTCGACGACCATCACGCGGTCGACGCTCTCGATGAACTCGCGGACCTCGGTCTCCGGGTACGGCGCCAGTTCGCCGACGGAGAGCGCCTTGACGGACTCGCCGTCGTCGTTGAGTCGGTCGACCGCCTCCTCGACGGTACCGACCATGCTGCCAAAGGCGAGCACGCCGTAGTCGGCGTCCTCGGGGCCGTAGGTCACGTTGAGGCCGTCGCCGTTGAGGTCCTCGCGGATCGCTTCGAGCTTCCGGGTCCGCCGGTCGACCTGCGCGACGCGGTTGTCCGGGTCCTCGGAGATATGGCCGGCCTCGTTGTGCTCGTTACCGGACGCGAGGAAGCGCCCGCCCTTCTGGCCCGGCACCGAGCGCGGCGAGACGCCGTCCTCGGGCTCGTGGCGGAAGCGGTGGAACTTCCCGCCGGGCTCGTGGGGTGCCTCGGCGATCTCCTCCTCGGTGAGCACCTTCCCGATGTCGGGGTTGGGCTCGCGGTCGAAGTGACTCGCGGGGACGTTGCGGTACTCCCCGGAGAGCTTCTGGTCGTAGAGGATGATCGACGGGATCTGGTACTCGTAGGCGATCTGGAACGCCCGTCGCGCGTGGTCGTACGCCTCGGCGGGGTCCGCCGGCGCGAAGACGACGCGGTTCGAGTCACCCTGCGAGGTGTAGAGGACGTGCTCCAGGTCGGCCTGCTCGGGCTTGGTCGGCATCCCCGTCGACGGCCCCGCTCGTGCCGCCTCCAGCAGCACGATGGGCGTCTCGGAGATTTCCGCCAGCCCGAGGGGCTCGGACATCAGCGCGAAGCCGCCGCCGGACGATCCGGACATCGCCTTCACGCCGGTGTGGGCGGCGCCGATCGCCAGCGCCGCCGCGGCGATCTCGTCTTCGACCTGCTCGGAGATCCCGCCGACCTCCGGGAGGTTCTTGGACATGATGGTGAACACTTCCGTCCACGGCGTCATCGGGTAGCCGGCGATGAACCGGCAGCCCTCGTCGAAGGCGCCGTAGGCGATCCCGTCGGAACCGTTAACGAGCACCTGCTCCTCCTCGTGCTCGCCCTCGGGGCAGGAGACCTCGATACCCGTGAGGTCGTACTCCTCGTGGACCTTCTCGTAGGCCGCGTTGAGGATCTCGACGTTGGGTTCGAGGATCTTCTCCGGCATCGCGTCGGCCATCAGCTCCTCGATGGCTTCGACGGGGATGTCGGCGATGGCGCAGGTGACGCCGACGCCGGCGGTGTTGCGCATCACTTCCCGACCCATCTCGCGGGCCATCCCGCGGAGGTCGATCGGGAAGACGTGCCAGTCGTTCTCCTCGGCACGCTGTTCGAAGTTCGGTACCTCGTCGGCGTCGAGCAGTCCGGAGTCGTAGACGATCACGCCACCCTCCCGGAGGTCGTCGAGGTTCTCCGAGAGCGGCTTGATCTCCTCTTTCCCGTAGTAGGCGTTCTCCTGTGGGTTACGGGCGAAGGAGTCCCCCAACGCCAGCAGGAAGTCGTAGCCGTCCCCACGCGAGGTCACGTCCTCGGGGGCAGCCCGGACTTCCGTGTACGTGTGGCCGCCGCGGATCCGCGACGGATAGTGTCGGTGGGTGAAGACGTCCAGCCCCGACCGCATCAACGCTTTCGCGAAGTTCTGGCTGGTCGAAGCGATCCCGTCACCGGAACCCCCCGCGATCCGCCAGATGAGTTCGTCATCAGTCATGAGTGGTACGGCGACCAGCGTGTGGTCGCGTCTTCATGGGCCTTTCAACGCCGAGCCCAAAGCACTTGCTATGAGTTGTCAAGAAAAGACCGTTACAAACCTTCGAGCGGGGACAGAAAGGGAACGGAACCGAACGACAGTTCGTCGTTAGTGACCGGCTTCTTCCTGGTCCGGCAGCCCTTCGAGGTAGCGTGCAAGAAGCAGGATCCCGAGGACGATCACGGCGCCGCCGGCAGCCTGCAGCGGCTGTGCGAGCGCTTCGTTGTGCAGCCACATTTCGGTGCCGAGTTCGACGCCGGCCAGCAGCACGCCTAGCCCGGCGGTCATCGCGCCCGTGATGAGGTAGGGCATCGAGGACTCGTTGTCGATCATGACCGTACTGGGGGCGCGGAGCGATAAATAACGCACGGACACGTCGCAGCCACGACCCCCGGCCCGCCGGGTGGTAAATCTCCGATGGATCATGGAATTTAAGTATTGAAACGGGATGAAGAAACTCATCGGAAGATGAAACGACTCCCCCTCGTGCTCTCGGTGCTACTCGTGACTGCCGCCCTCCCGGGGCTGGGCGCCGGTGTCGCCGACGTCGACGCCGACGGTCGCCCGCTCGCCGATGCCGGTCTCGACCAGTCGGCGACGGTCGGTGATACCGTCTACCTCGATGGCGGCGGCAGTCTCGACCCCGACGGAGAGATAGTCAGCCACGAATGGACGATCAGGACCCCCGCCGGGGACAGAATCACTCCCTCCGAGCCGGAATCCGTCACCACTCGGTTCGTCCCCGACGAACCCGGACGCTACCACGTCCGGTTGACTGTCACCGACGACGACGGCCGAACGAAGAACGACACGCTCTACGTCGACGTGGAGCAGTCCGCGCCGGTGCCGGCGACACCCACGCCGTCACCCTCGCCGTCCCCCACGCCGACCCAGACGCCGACTCAGACGGCGCCGGCCACCACACCCGACGGGACACAGCCACCGCCGACGGCTCCGGTCTCGACCCCCGTCGACCCGCCAGTGCCACAATCGGACAGTAACGAATCCGAGGCGGCATCGTCGAACTTGCCACCATCGGGCGACGTTTCCGGCCCATCGTCGGTGACTTCCGGGTCGAGGGTCACGTACACGCTCGACACCCTGGACCGTGACGGGAACGTTACGGACAGCTGGTGGCTCCCGACGACACTCGCTACAGGCCAGGCCTCCCGGTCCGACCTTGCGGGGAACGCGCGGACGATCACTGTGGACGGTACCCCCGGTACGACGGTCGAAGTCGCCGCCATCGTCGTCGACGACGATGGCGCGACGACGACGGTAACGAAGGCTGTTGACGTGGTGAACACCCCGCCGAGCGCCTTGATAGAGGGCGACGGGACGGCAGTTGTGAACACGACCAAGGAGTACCGGCTGCGCGCGACTGATCCCGACAGCGAAATCACGTCGGTCAGCCTGACGAGTGGTTCGGGGGCTGTCGAAGCGACAGCACAGATGCCGTGGGCCGGGCCGACATCGAGTGGCGAGTGGGCCCGTTCGTTCCGCTTCACGGATATTCCCGAGGAGGATGGGACGGTTACGTTCGAAGCGACCGTTCGGGACGAATTCGGGGGTGTGACGACGGTGGAGAAGTCCGTTACGGTGGTTAGTAGTGGTAAGACGCTTCTACAAGAGCCAACCTCCCAGTCCCCACCCGAGATCATCTCCATCGACGCCTACACCGCAGACGAGGCAGGCCTCAACGACGGCCAGGTCCGACTCAGCGCGACTGCCCGGGACGCCGATTCGGACAAACTTACCTTCAACTGGCAGATCGGGGATCGGGCGCTCCTTCGAACAGCCGACGACGGCGACCCTGCTCGTGGGAACGTCTCTTACGCCTTCACAGACATGGACTTCGACGGGAACGGGATCGAAGTATCCGTCACCGTCTCGGACCAGTACGGTAACCAACGAACTGCGAGTACACGCATCGAGCTACAGAGTACGAGGAGCAACGGCGGTGTCGTCGGTCGGAGCCAACCTATCGAGATTACCAGTGTTCAAGGTCGAACGGTCAATGGCCGCTACCAACTCTGGAACAGACACTCGAGTGAGGAGATCATCATTAACTACGGCGACGACTACACCGAAACGGTCACCCTCAGCGACACCGCCGAGGTCCAGTTCTCCCACCGGTACGAGTTCGCTGGGCGGTACTCGATCAGTATCAACCCGGGCTGGTCGCCGGACGTCTCACGGACGATCGTCGAAGTGGATGCCCAGACGTACGAAGAGTACTCTTACGAGCGTAAGTCGACGACGATCCAGCGGACGAGAGCCGCAGAGAGCCCCGGCGAAGATTGGACCCGCGACGGGATCGCCCGGATCGAACGCGAGCAGACCGGTACGGAGACGATGCGAACTCTCGCGGACGGCAGGAGGGCGATGGCCGATCTCGGTGACGAGTGGCGACACGTCGGAACCGTAACTGAGTACCACACTGAGCGTCGGACGAGGGAGTCGACGACTTCTCCCGGTAGTGCGTGGGATCTCGCGACGAGGAACGTGGACGAGAAGCGAGTGTTCGACGGCTGGCAACGAACGACCATCCCCCATCGGGGGCTGTTGAGTAACCGCTGGGAGTACGTGAGAGCGGTCGAGAAGTCGGTCGACCGGACGGTAACTAAGCGGTCAACCGATCGACCCTCTGGTGCTGGCTGGAGTCGTGAACAACGGGTCGGAGAGGTACAAGTCGGGTTCCGAACGGCGTGGGTTGACTATCGGTTCCATGCGGATCGGGACTGGGAGTACCGCGGCTCGAAGCGGTACGTTAGTCGCTACGAGGAGGAAACGGTCTGTGTCGAGGAGATCGATCTACGCTACTTCACCCACTGTGTCGAGGAGCGTACGGTCCGCCAGCCCGTGTACGACTACCGGTACGAGTACGACGTTCCCCAGTACGACTCGGTGTATGAGTGGGAGCGGACGGTCCAAGAAACTGAGTACGAGTACCGCTATCGGGCCCCGACCTACACGACAGAACCTGTCCACGAGTACGAGCGGGACGTCCGTGTCGGAACCGACTACGCCCAGTGGGAGCGGCCCATATACGACGAAACCGATATCTACCGTTGGAAGAAGACAGAGGAAACGTGGGAACGGTCGACCTCGTTCAGTAAACCGAAAGGGGACGTGCGAAACCTCGAACGGAGCGTCAAGGAATGTGGCGGGTCACGCGATGCGGACGAGCCACCGATCTGTGAAGGAGGTGGGCAGTAATGCGCAGGGGAGCCCTCGTGGTCTGTTTCGTCGTACTCGCGGCGGGCTGTGCGGGGGTGGGTCCACTCCCGACGCCGGGAGACAGTGGCGGCCGGACCGCAACGCCGGCGGTTCCAGAAGAGCCGACGACACCTTCCTCGGCGCGGTACAACGTCGACGTCGAGGAGATCGAGAACCGCATCCACGAGCAGATGAACGAACGGCGAGTGCAGAACGGTCTTGAGCCCCTCACCCGCAACGAGTCACTCGACGCTGTCGCACGCTACAAGTCGTGGGATATGGCACAGCGAGATTACTTCAGCCACGTGGGGCCGAACGGGACTTCGCATGTCGACGTCCGGGATCGGTTTAGAGCTCGTTGTGCGTACTTCGGACAAAATCTCCATTCTCAAAGATTCACTTCTGGAGACGTGTACCCATATCCACAGTCTGAACTCTCCGATCAGGAGCAAATCGCCACAGATTCCGTCAACTCCCTCATGAACTCCTCCGGCCACCGTGAGAACGCGCTCTCGCCGGACTACGATTCCCAGGGAATCGGCGTCTTCGTCGACGAGAACGGCACCGTGTTCGTCACGCAGGAACTCTGCGGGAGCGGTTAGTCGTTCCGCGGGCTGCTCGGGTGGTACGGCGTGTCGTACTCGCCCGGGCGGTCGTCGAGGCGGTCAGGGTTGATCCGGCCGCCGAGCAGCATGAAGTCGAGCACCGTGAGGTAGAGCATCGCCTCCACGACCGGAACCGCACGCGGCGGCAGAACCGGGTCGTGGCGGCCGACGACCTGGATCTCCTTCTCCTCGCCCGTCTCCCAGTCGACGGTACGCTGGGCCTTCGGGATCGAGACCGGCGGGTGCCAACTGACCTCGCCGTAGATCGGCTGGCCGGTCGTGATGCCGCCCTGAATCCCACCGTGGTCGTTGCCGACCGGGACCGGGTCGCCGTTGTCGTCGAACTCCCAGTCCTCGTTGTACTCGCTGCCCGCGGTGGTCCGTGCCTCCCGACCGATGCCGTACTCGAAGTCGTTGACGGCGGGGATGGAGTACATCGCCTGTGCGAGCCTACTGGGGACGCTGTCGAACCGCGGCGCACCGAGGCCCCGCGGGACCCCCCGACACTCGAAGTAGACGGCGCCACCGATGGAGTCACCCTCCGTCTGGTACTGGTCGGCGAGATCGCGCATCTCTTCGGCGGCCTCCGGGTCCGCACACCGGACCTCGTTCTCCTCACTGTGTTCCAGTATCTCCTCGAAGGTGACCGGGCCCGCCTCCACGTCGCCGATCTGATTGACGTGGGCTTTGATCTGCACGTCGTGATCGCTCTGTTCCAGCACCTGCTTGGCGATAGCGCCGGCGGCGACCCAGTTCACCGTCTCGCGGGCGCTGGATCGGCCGCCGCCGCCCCAGTTCCGGGTGCCGAACTTCGCCGAGTAGGTGAAGTCACCGTGGCTCGGCCGTGGCGCGGTGACGAACGGCTCGTACTTTCCCGAGCGAGCGTCCTTGTTCTGGATCGTCATCCCGACGGGCGTTCCCGTGGTGTAGCCGTCCTGCAGCCCCGACTGGATCGAGACCTCGTCGGGTTCGCCGCGGCTGGTGGTGATCATCGACTGGCCGGGCTTGCGCCGGTCGAGATCGCGCTGGATTACCTCCTCGTCGAGTTCGACGCCGGCGGGGACGCCGCTGACGGTGCAGCCCATCCCCGGGCCGTGACTCTCGCCGTAGGTGGTCACCTGAAACAGGCGACCGAAGCGATTGCCGTTCATGGGCGGACGTAGAGAGCCGGGCTTATAGTCGTTGCAGAAGCGGGCCTTGTGTGGTCAACGCCGCGGAGCGCGCGCTGGTGGTTCCGCGGTTCAGCGGAGGTCGCTCGCACGGGCCGCGCCGAACGGTACCAGCATCTCCTCGGGCGTCATGCCGCCGTGGACGCCGATCTTGTCGTCGGGTTCGTGCCACATCGGCGACTCCCGGTGGACCGCAAGCAGGTCGGGCGCGCGGCGGTCGAACAGTGCGCCCGGGTCGGCGTGGTTGCTTCCGAACAGGCCGCGCTCGCGGTACTCCGCCTCCGAGAACGTGAGTACGTCGCCGTCGGCCACGGCCTCGACGTGGTCGCGCAGTTCCTCGACGTGACCGTCCCGGACGTGGAACTGGACGTTCCGCGGCCCACCCATCGGGGGGATCGGCTCGCCGTCGTCGCCGCGGGCGAGGCAGTCCTGTACCTCAGGGACCGAGAGGTCGACCGCGACCGACTGGTCGACGTTCGTGTGCCCGTGATCGGCGGTGACCAGCACGGCGGTCTTCTCGGCGGTTTCAGCGTCGAGAGTGTCGATGAACCCCGTCCGGATCGCTTCGGTGACCATGCGGGCCTGTGCGTCGTAGCGGTGGGTCGCGGTCCCGGTCCGGTGGGAGACGCTGTCAACGTTCGGGACGTACGCGGTGGCGTGGGTCGGGCCGTCGCCGTCGGTGACGACGTCCCGGAGCGTGACGGCCATGTCGGCGACGTTCCAGTAGCCGTGGGTCTCGGCACCGGCGGTCGTGAGTTCGGAGGAGGCCGAGCCGGCGATATGGCCGGGTTGGGTGACGTGGGTGTCGATCCCGGCGGCCTCGGCGTCGTCGTAGATCGCCTCACCCTCGAACAGGTCCCGGGGGTTCGCGAGCGGGTAGCGTTCCTGTACGGGCGTACCGTCCTCCAGCAGGAACGGGAGCGTCTGGATCGACTCGTCGATCGAGTCGAGGTACTGGTGCCAGCCGAGCAGGCCGTGCTCCGCGGGGAGCAGCCCGGTGTGGAGCGTCGTGATCGCGGCGGCGGTCTCGGAGGGGTACGTGGAGGTGAGGGGAGTGACGGTCCCCGAGGCCTCGAAGGCGTCGAGCAGCGGGAGGTCGTCGGCGAGGCGGTTCCACTGATCGAGACCGAAGCCGTCGATGACGAGCAGGACGACGTTCTCGATACCGTCGTCGAGCAGGCCGGCGAACGCCTCGTCGGGGAGGTTCCGTGGGAACGCCGGGGAGAGGATGGAGAGGGCGCTCTCGGGGGTGTCGGCGAAACAACGGTCGCGGTAGGCCGGGAAGACGTAGCCGTCCTCCTCGCGGGCCGCACGGAGGTCGGGTGTGAACTCGGTCACGGCCTCAGTCACGGAGCGACGGCCAAAGAGCTACCGACAACGATCGGAACAGTTCCCGTCAGCGGCCCCTCGCATTCGCCGGCGCGTCTCCGGGGTCAGGCGTTCGTGACCGTCGCGCCGAGGTCGTCGAACACCGTCCAGAAGTCCGGGAACGATACGTCGACGTGTTCGGCGTCGCTGATGGTCGTCGTCCCCTCGGCGACGAGGCCGGCGACGGCCAGTGCCATGGCGATCCGGTGGTCGCCGCGACCGTCGACTTCCGCGCCGACGAGGTCGCTCTCGCCGCCGTGGACGGTGAGCGTGTCCTGCTCTTCGGTGACCTCGGCGCCGAGCTTCCCCAGCTCCTCGGCCATAGCTGTCACGCGGTCGGTCTCCTTCAGCCGCACGTGCTCACAGTTGACGATCCGAGTGTCCCCATCGGCGACGGCGCCGACCGCGGCGATGGTGGGGAGGAGGTCCGGGGTGTCGGCCACGTCGACCTCGATCCCGGAGAGGTCGCCACCGGCGGAACGGAGTTCACCGGCGTCCTCGTCCCAGTCGATCTCGGCTCCCATTCGGTCGAGGATCTCGACGATGGCCGTGTCGCCCTGCGCGCTCGGGTGGGCACCCTCGACGAGGACGCCCTCGCCACCCTCGTCGGCGGCGACGGCGCCCGCGGCGGCGAGGTAGGAGATCGAGGAGAAGTCGCCGGGGACGCTGTAGCTGCCGTCTTCCGGGCTGTACTGCTGGCCGCCGGGGACCCGAAAGCCCGAATCGGTGTGCTCGGCGTCGACGCCGAACGCCTGCAGCACTTCGAGCGTTATCTCGACGTACGGCGCTGACTTGAGTTCGGTTTCGAGGTCGATCGCGATCCCCTCCTCGGTGACAGCGCCGGCCATCAGCAGCGCGGTGATGAACTGTGAGGACACGTCGCCGGGCATCGAGACGGTGCCGCCGGGGAGCGCGTCGCCGACGACGAGCGGCGCTTGCCCGTTCCGTCGGGTGCTCTCGGCCCGGCCACCGAGGTCCTCGATGGCGTCGAGCAGCGGGCCGTGGGGGCGCGACCGGAGCGAGTCGTCGCCGGTGAGCACCGTCAGCCCGTCGGCGAGCGCGCCCGCGGCGGTGACCAGCCGCGTCGTCGTGCCGGAGTTCTCGCAGTTGATCACGTCGACGGGCACGTCAGGGCGCCCGCCGAACCCCTCGACGCGGAGGGTGCCGATGTCGAGGCGCGAGCGGTCGACTTTCCCGCCGAACGCCGAGACCGCGCGCATCGTCCCCCGGGTGTCGGCGCTGACCAGCGGGTCCTCGACGGTGGCGTCCTCAGCGTAGCCCGCGGCGAGGATGGCTCGGTGGGTGTAGCTCTTCGACGGCGGCGCGCGGCAGCGTCCGGCGACCCGGGAGCGCGAGACGTGTTTCTTCATGGCTCCGTCTGTGGCCGCCGAGGGGATGAGTCCACCGGAGGTCCCCCGGCGGGATAGCCGGCTCCGGAACGGACTTGTCCCTTGCCACCAAGCCGCAACTATGTCGATGGCCAACTACAGCCTCTACGACCGCGAGGAGCCCGACCTCTCAGGGTTCGAGCGAGAACTGTACGACACCGTGAACGCCGACGCCCCGTGGGCGCTGGTCGAGCGCTTCGCGGACTTAGAACGGGTTTCCGGCAGCGACGAGGAGGTCGAAGCGGCCGAGTACGTCACCGATCGACTCGCCGACTTCGGCGTCAGCCACGAGCGCTACGACCCCGAACTCTACCTCTCGATTCCCGGGAACGCATCGCTCGCGGCCGCCGGCGAGTCCTTCGACGCCGTCAAGACCGTCTCCTTCGGCGGCGGGAAGGCCGCGGGCGAGATGGTGGACTTCGCCACCGGTGAGGCGAGCGTCGACGACCTGCTCTCGACGGACCTCGGAGAGGTCGGCGACATGACGGGGAAGGTCGCGGTCCTCGACGGGCTACTCCCGATCGAAGCGATCGGCGAACTGGACGAGGCTGGCGTCGAAGGCGTGGTTGTCGTCCACCCCCACGAGCGCGA
It includes:
- the aroC gene encoding chorismate synthase, producing MNGNRFGRLFQVTTYGESHGPGMGCTVSGVPAGVELDEEVIQRDLDRRKPGQSMITTSRGEPDEVSIQSGLQDGYTTGTPVGMTIQNKDARSGKYEPFVTAPRPSHGDFTYSAKFGTRNWGGGGRSSARETVNWVAAGAIAKQVLEQSDHDVQIKAHVNQIGDVEAGPVTFEEILEHSEENEVRCADPEAAEEMRDLADQYQTEGDSIGGAVYFECRGVPRGLGAPRFDSVPSRLAQAMYSIPAVNDFEYGIGREARTTAGSEYNEDWEFDDNGDPVPVGNDHGGIQGGITTGQPIYGEVSWHPPVSIPKAQRTVDWETGEEKEIQVVGRHDPVLPPRAVPVVEAMLYLTVLDFMLLGGRINPDRLDDRPGEYDTPYHPSSPRND
- a CDS encoding 2-oxoacid:acceptor oxidoreductase subunit alpha, giving the protein MTDDELIWRIAGGSGDGIASTSQNFAKALMRSGLDVFTHRHYPSRIRGGHTYTEVRAAPEDVTSRGDGYDFLLALGDSFARNPQENAYYGKEEIKPLSENLDDLREGGVIVYDSGLLDADEVPNFEQRAEENDWHVFPIDLRGMAREMGREVMRNTAGVGVTCAIADIPVEAIEELMADAMPEKILEPNVEILNAAYEKVHEEYDLTGIEVSCPEGEHEEEQVLVNGSDGIAYGAFDEGCRFIAGYPMTPWTEVFTIMSKNLPEVGGISEQVEDEIAAAALAIGAAHTGVKAMSGSSGGGFALMSEPLGLAEISETPIVLLEAARAGPSTGMPTKPEQADLEHVLYTSQGDSNRVVFAPADPAEAYDHARRAFQIAYEYQIPSIILYDQKLSGEYRNVPASHFDREPNPDIGKVLTEEEIAEAPHEPGGKFHRFRHEPEDGVSPRSVPGQKGGRFLASGNEHNEAGHISEDPDNRVAQVDRRTRKLEAIREDLNGDGLNVTYGPEDADYGVLAFGSMVGTVEEAVDRLNDDGESVKALSVGELAPYPETEVREFIESVDRVMVVEMNSTAQFRGLTQKQLGEYGPKLSSLLKYNGNPFEPAEVVEGFHNTLAGEEATEHQTTFVPAGGD
- a CDS encoding thiamine pyrophosphate-dependent enzyme; amino-acid sequence: MSAFSAIGEQREIEQEEYTPGIEPQPTWCPGCGDFGVLKALKGALPEAGRTPDETLTVTGIGCSGKLNSYFNSYGFHTIHGRALPVARAAKLANPGLEVIAAGGDGDGYGIGGNHFMHTARENHDFTYIVFNNEIFGLTKGQTSPTSPKGHKSKTQPHGSAKEPVRPLSLSLNAGASFVARTAAVNPNQAKELIKEAIEHDGFAHIDFLTQCPTWNKDAKQYVPYIDVNENDDYDFDPTNRDEAAAMMRETEEALHEGEVLTGKFYVDEDRPSYQQEKQQIGEMPEEPLAERYFDDSYEWERSADMFIDDHK
- a CDS encoding PKD domain-containing protein, translating into MKRLPLVLSVLLVTAALPGLGAGVADVDADGRPLADAGLDQSATVGDTVYLDGGGSLDPDGEIVSHEWTIRTPAGDRITPSEPESVTTRFVPDEPGRYHVRLTVTDDDGRTKNDTLYVDVEQSAPVPATPTPSPSPSPTPTQTPTQTAPATTPDGTQPPPTAPVSTPVDPPVPQSDSNESEAASSNLPPSGDVSGPSSVTSGSRVTYTLDTLDRDGNVTDSWWLPTTLATGQASRSDLAGNARTITVDGTPGTTVEVAAIVVDDDGATTTVTKAVDVVNTPPSALIEGDGTAVVNTTKEYRLRATDPDSEITSVSLTSGSGAVEATAQMPWAGPTSSGEWARSFRFTDIPEEDGTVTFEATVRDEFGGVTTVEKSVTVVSSGKTLLQEPTSQSPPEIISIDAYTADEAGLNDGQVRLSATARDADSDKLTFNWQIGDRALLRTADDGDPARGNVSYAFTDMDFDGNGIEVSVTVSDQYGNQRTASTRIELQSTRSNGGVVGRSQPIEITSVQGRTVNGRYQLWNRHSSEEIIINYGDDYTETVTLSDTAEVQFSHRYEFAGRYSISINPGWSPDVSRTIVEVDAQTYEEYSYERKSTTIQRTRAAESPGEDWTRDGIARIEREQTGTETMRTLADGRRAMADLGDEWRHVGTVTEYHTERRTRESTTSPGSAWDLATRNVDEKRVFDGWQRTTIPHRGLLSNRWEYVRAVEKSVDRTVTKRSTDRPSGAGWSREQRVGEVQVGFRTAWVDYRFHADRDWEYRGSKRYVSRYEEETVCVEEIDLRYFTHCVEERTVRQPVYDYRYEYDVPQYDSVYEWERTVQETEYEYRYRAPTYTTEPVHEYERDVRVGTDYAQWERPIYDETDIYRWKKTEETWERSTSFSKPKGDVRNLERSVKECGGSRDADEPPICEGGGQ
- a CDS encoding alkaline phosphatase family protein, whose translation is MTEFTPDLRAAREEDGYVFPAYRDRCFADTPESALSILSPAFPRNLPDEAFAGLLDDGIENVVLLVIDGFGLDQWNRLADDLPLLDAFEASGTVTPLTSTYPSETAAAITTLHTGLLPAEHGLLGWHQYLDSIDESIQTLPFLLEDGTPVQERYPLANPRDLFEGEAIYDDAEAAGIDTHVTQPGHIAGSASSELTTAGAETHGYWNVADMAVTLRDVVTDGDGPTHATAYVPNVDSVSHRTGTATHRYDAQARMVTEAIRTGFIDTLDAETAEKTAVLVTADHGHTNVDQSVAVDLSVPEVQDCLARGDDGEPIPPMGGPRNVQFHVRDGHVEELRDHVEAVADGDVLTFSEAEYRERGLFGSNHADPGALFDRRAPDLLAVHRESPMWHEPDDKIGVHGGMTPEEMLVPFGAARASDLR
- the aroA gene encoding 3-phosphoshikimate 1-carboxyvinyltransferase, with amino-acid sequence MKKHVSRSRVAGRCRAPPSKSYTHRAILAAGYAEDATVEDPLVSADTRGTMRAVSAFGGKVDRSRLDIGTLRVEGFGGRPDVPVDVINCENSGTTTRLVTAAGALADGLTVLTGDDSLRSRPHGPLLDAIEDLGGRAESTRRNGQAPLVVGDALPGGTVSMPGDVSSQFITALLMAGAVTEEGIAIDLETELKSAPYVEITLEVLQAFGVDAEHTDSGFRVPGGQQYSPEDGSYSVPGDFSSISYLAAAGAVAADEGGEGVLVEGAHPSAQGDTAIVEILDRMGAEIDWDEDAGELRSAGGDLSGIEVDVADTPDLLPTIAAVGAVADGDTRIVNCEHVRLKETDRVTAMAEELGKLGAEVTEEQDTLTVHGGESDLVGAEVDGRGDHRIAMALAVAGLVAEGTTTISDAEHVDVSFPDFWTVFDDLGATVTNA
- a CDS encoding CAP domain-containing protein codes for the protein MVCFVVLAAGCAGVGPLPTPGDSGGRTATPAVPEEPTTPSSARYNVDVEEIENRIHEQMNERRVQNGLEPLTRNESLDAVARYKSWDMAQRDYFSHVGPNGTSHVDVRDRFRARCAYFGQNLHSQRFTSGDVYPYPQSELSDQEQIATDSVNSLMNSSGHRENALSPDYDSQGIGVFVDENGTVFVTQELCGSG